The region TCCAGCACAGGCTCTGTAGTGCAGTCTATTCCTCATGCAGGCTATGGCCCTGGCTTTCAAAGCAATTATGGCTCTATCCATCCTGCTGAAATCAGTAGCAAGCTAGATACTAATGTTGGAACTAGCGATGGCTCCCAGGGTAGTCATGGTTCAACTCAAGCTGGTCCAAATTCTAAGGAGTATTTGGCAGCTCACAACAGTGCCTCTAGTTCTGTTGGTCCCTGTGGCCCTACCATAGGGTTTCGTTCACCCAGTCATGGCTCCTCACAAGCATCAGGTCCTACCCAGAGGGTAAACTATCCATCTGGTGGTATGACCAGTTATACTTCTGCACAGGACAGCTTTGCACTGTATGCTGGCATTTCTGACACTTTTGAAGATATGGTCTCTGAACCTGAGGTTGGACATGGCTTGGTTTCAGTTGGTATTCCTACTTCTACCCAAGGGGTAGGATCTCAGAGTAGCTCTTGTCTGAATGTCTATAGCTTTGAACAAGGAACTTCTAGTTTTGCTCAAGGAGCAAGCAACGATGGTGCTGCTAAAACCAGATCCCAGCAAAGATCTGGTTCTGCTCAAGTCAACCAACATTACCCTGGCAGCTACAGTTCTCCAACAATGCTTGCCTCTGGTTCTCAAAGTGGCTGGCTAGCAAGGAAATTCTTACCCCACCTTCTCTCAGGTAAGGCTAAAATCCATTAGCATTGGAAATGCAGTGGAAACTCAAGTTtggttccccccccctcccaggaaACTAAGTTCAGGCTTGCCTTGCAGCATACCAATGGTAAGCTAAGCTATATAATGACGCTTAAGCTCCAAGCACATGGCACCATTGTTTCTTATTGTTGTGGTTTCTTTCCCATATAGGGTCCACAATCTACCTCTTCCTGAAAAATTGTCCCTAGccattcataaaataaatgtaacttttaatATGGTTGTCCTGCTTCAGTTCTGAGTTCAGTTAAATGGGTTTATTGAAGCTACACTCAGTGTACTACAGTGATCTTCATATGGACAGATTGTACTGGTTTAGGAGGGTAGTTGATAAGATGACTAGATTAAGCTGCTTGCATCCCTTCCTGAAAAGAGGAAAAGCTCCAAATTTGTCTACAGTTTGATTTGGAATAAGAGGTAGAAGCCTCTGATTTCACTATGAACTTCAAATAAAGCTGACCTGTGGGTACAAGTGAgggttgtcatttttttcaagaaaaaaaaaattgtattttagcAGTAAACTTACTGCTCACTAAGGGCACTATAAAATATGTAGTGGGCTACATTTACCCCAGGGGGCTTAGTTGTTCATATCTACTGAACCAGAGTAGAGGCCAGCTCCTCAATCTACAGAAGAATCCAATTCCTATGTAACTGAGAGGGGGGCaggtaccttttttttttttaaaaaaaaaaaaaacagtaagtcCAGTGCATTCTCTACACCACCCATACTATTTCACCACAGTAATTTTCGAAAAGCTACATTTTCTGGGAGACTTCACCAGCTTTCCGTCCAATTTAAATGAGGTGTGGCCCGATTTCCAAACCTGTGTAAACTCCACCTGTGCGCTAGGGGGCGCTGTtggaaaatgaaatgctttatCCACAAGTTGTTCAAAAATGAACGCTGGATGCGCGGATTGGTCCTCCCTACGTTTCTCTCTCTGATTGGACAAATTTTCCACAAGCGCCATCGCCCCGCCTCCTGTTTTCAGAAATGGGAGTCTAGTAGGGAGAAAAAAGGGGACGTGAACAGGTAAAGTAAACATGTTTACCTGTGCAGATTATGAGTAGTTTACAGCGCCTTGAACGAAGTTCTAGCTGTATGAATTGTGACCTTATCAGTCAGGTAATTGGAGAAGGATGCGGACGGGAGCTTGGGGCGTCGTCTTACTTgcgttttcaatttttttaaattaaaaaaaccttgTAACAaggtttacagtaaaattacgtACTTTTACAGTAAACGTACAGTAAACGTACAGTAAACGTAcgtttacagtaaaattacgtACTTTCACGTTTTACGTAATTCACGTAAAATTAACAGTTCGTATGTACATAACATTGATTTCATCATGTAAAAACAAGGCTTGTTTTTACATGATGAAATCAATGTTATGTACATACGAACTGTTAATTTTACGTGATCTTATTCTTGCTGGTCGGAGTTGGTGTTTACACATGATGATGTTTCTTGATAGTGCACGTATAAAttctatattttcattcatttctgcttattgaatttttattttgaatttgtattttACTAATACAAATATTGGCTATCATTACTGTTCATTTTATTagcacacacagcactggaTCCAGActcagagctgtttttttttttttctttttttctttactgtggtaaatgaCGGTAAGTACCAGTCAGTGCCGTGGCAGGAAATGGctatttgaacctgcaacctgctgTTATCCAAGGAGGAGCAAACCGCCAACACCAGGTGAAGTGAAAGTCAAAGAGGTTGTGTTTCACCCCACACACCTGCAAAATGCTCTAGAGTTTTACTGTGTTCTCCTATGTTTTACTATACCACAGGGACATCTGGTACTGGAGTGGTTTGAGCCGCTGCCTTCGgtcccaaaggtcgtaggttcgatccccacctctggctgtaggactcttggacaaggtacttaccctgatttgctctgataaaattatccagctgtgtaaatgggtaaataataattgtaactcactttggagagaagtgttggCTAAGAATGAGTTAATGTAAAATAACGTGTGCAGTGACTATTGTGTTAAATCCTCTTTCGGTTTTTACTTCCCTCTGCCCGCTGAGTTCAGTGCATGTTGGCCAGTTCCATTTACTGCGTAGCTTCTGGCAAATGTTTTTGTCCAGAGCAACTTTTAAAGTTTGTCCTGCAGTAAAGGAGGTTAAAGTACCTCGCttaaaggtacagcagcagtgttCTTCTACTGACTTTAACAGACATCCTCCATTGTACTCTGCTATATTGGGGgtagcaggtaacatagtggttaaagctgccaaCTTTGAACTCacaggttccaggttcaaatcccatctcctggcATTGTAACCCTAAGTGAagtacttatttacatttattcacttaggagacacttttgtccaaagcgacttacagtggatactatgtagccttactagcccacacaccttattcatcaaggtgactacattgctagatacactatttacaaggggttactcatccatgcatcagtgaaacgcactcccacactatgggataacttgaacagcatgcctttggactgtgggaggaaaccagagcacccaaagaaaacccacacagacacagggaggacatgcaaactccacacagactgagcggggatcaaacccacgttcttaGGCaccgcccaggcactgtgagacagcagcacttctcgctgtgccaccgtgctgccctatTCTGAAATACTCCAATAAAGTTACCTAGCTATGTAGATAATGCAAAGAAATGGGTCCAAAAGCGATGCTTAAAACCTGGGAGGAATCCAGGCgttctgaaagtttttttccAGTACAGACATGCATCGCTTAACGATggggatatgttctgagaaattcGTCGTCAtgtgaacatcatagagtgCCCTTATACACACCTAAATGGTATAGCTTCAATCACAGTGTACTTTttcaaacctagatggtatagccttgatgcatTCAAGAGAtgtggtaaacacaagatttgaGTCTGCTGCCAATGTAACACAGcatattgttttacagtaaactttatATGTacagagtacactgtaaaataatgattaaaaagtacaatatagtaaatacataaaccagtaacataggtgttatcatcaagtattatgtactgtacataattgtatgtccTATACTTTTACacaactggcagcgcagtaggtttgtttacacggCTACGACATTGTTAGTctaatttttcagctccattataatcttatgggaccaccgtcataTATGCTGTCAGTCATTAAGCGGCACACGACTATACTTGATCCAGTGATACTTTGGTTGAGTTCAGTGCCTTAACTACCGGTCAGAAGTAAAATGAGTGAAGTATGAATTCAAGGTAGTTTTTGGTCTGGTATTCACTTTGTATCTTTCCCTCCAGCAGAGAAATCGGGAATCGCAAACACAAGAGAGTCCAGCCAAGGCAAAACGGACCTGGATCTGAGCTGGACCCCTGGCATACCTGGACGCTAAGTGAGAGGAGCAGAGGAGCGTGAGAGTGGACGGAGAGGAGTCCCCGAGCAGGAGATGGCTGGGTTCTTGGACAACTTCCGCTGGCCGGAATGCGAGTGCATCGACTGGAGCGAAAGACGTAACGCTGTGGCCTCGATGGTCGCCGGCGTGCTGGTGAGTGGCCGGGAGGCGTCCGTGGGGAAAGGGTGGCCACTCAGCAGGAAGCAAACCCACCATGAAGGGAGAGGTTCTGTTGCCTGGGGGATGAGTCAGTCCCTTTGATCTGCTGCTATACTCAAAGAATGGGTTCTCTGGTATTCCAACATCTGCCATATGATTTACTTCTTCCTAGTGCTATGCTAAAAGGGGGCTGAAGATTGCAAAAATCAGAGACAGAGAGCTAGTGTATtactcacttttctccaaagaaaggTACAATGTAAGGAGTGTACACTAAGCCACTTATAATGTTTTACTCCTTTGTACAGCACTGTCTTTTTTACTGTGCCACTTCAGGTTAAGTCCCTTGatgaagagtactacagcaggagcaggtatTTGAACCTTGGTTCTTTGAGCGCAAGACAACAGCTTTAGCCGCTGTGCCACCTAGTGCTACATGTTTGAGTCACAATGGGCGGAGTCCTTATTTTGCATGGCTGATGGCGATCAGCACATGTGGTTTGAGAGCAGTCTCATCACCCAGGCCTTGAATTAAAGGTTATGAAGTAGTCTTCTGTCGACAAAGAGCGCTGGAAACATCTTGCAGGAATGATTCATGGTCGACACCAGTTAGAAGGCAAGGTGATTGCAGAaaacccgggtttgaatcccacctcctgctgcggcaAACTTAATCGGAGTATtggtatagtaaaaattaccgtaAACCAAAAGTGCTGATAAGCTATCGGATGTTCATAATGAACCTTGGGGATCATTACTGACATAGAGGGCTGATTCATTTActtggcacagtgggtagcggTGGTGTCTCGTAGCTCCCAGAcgttgggttcgaatccaggtCAGCCCGTgctgagtttgtgtgttctcctcgtgttcatgtgggtttcctcctggcactgtaacttttttgtttttctactggTAGCTACAACGCTCCTAACTTCAAGAGATCAGCAGCACAAGTGACATGGGAGACgcaaaaagttatttttcttcttttttctggcACTTTCTGTATGAGAAGCATGTTTACTGTGGTCAGTCTCTGAGAAGCATTGTTGTGCCTGTCACAGTACATCCCCTCACGTGCACGCTGCCGCGACTCGCACTAATGTTCATCGCcaagttatttttaaatctgacaTTTCTGTCGACTGTTGACAGCTGTTGTAGCCATTTCCTGTCAGGCCATTATGCTCGAGAAAGTACATCGATCTCATCAGCCCCACTGAAAACGAGAAAGAATCAAAGGAGCAGTAGAAGTGTTCCGTCCAACTTTGGACTAGAGCTTCTTTAACTATCATTTAATTATCAGAACTATAATTATCACCGTAATAAAATCTAGTTGTTTGATTCCAGTCTTGTTACTGTAATACAAGTACAGCTactttcttgtgtgtgtgtgctgcttgaATCAGACAAATTCATTCGTTACTCTTCGTGTGTCtgctgcagggtcatggtggtccggagcttatcctggaaacatagggtgtgaggcagggtacaccctggatgagatgccagtcaaTGACAgcgcaatctcacacacactcattcactcacacatagaCACCCTAagagcaatttggagtcactaGTTTATCTGAagtgcacacagactgagccagatttgaacccgtgtccaaATATATTCCGTGAGCTGAGAGACACTAGCACTGCGGGAGaagtcatggaaaaaaatatataaatactaaGTGGGTCAAAACTTAAGAGCCCTGCGGTGAGAGTTCCAGGGATGAAGGCACTTTAATGAAGCCGTAAAAGGGTATCGAGAGGTGTggatggagggagaggaggcCGAAGGACGAAAGGAAAGAACAGAGAGCTATGTGTGAGTTCAGCTGCTATGTGACAGGGAGGTGGGAACGCGGGGATTTCCAGCATGACTGGAACCCCCCCCAACTGTTCTCGTGCCCATTGTTTGTGACGATGAAAGACCGAAAAGAGGAAGGACAGCTGAACTGTCCCCAAACATTTTAGCTTTTTTGAGATCTTTATTTTTTGAACCGTTATAGCAACAGAGAAACCAGAAGTTCCCATGTTTTTGATCTCTACATGCAtacttggctttttttttttttttcccccctcctgtATTTTCAGCTATTTTTGTGTGAAGAAGGTATTAGGAggtggcagcatggtggcaaagcaagtagcgctgctgtcgagaatgtgggttcgatccctgctcggtctatgtggagtttgcatgttctgcctgtctctgcgtgggtttcctcccacagtccaaagacatgctgttcaggttcccccattgtgtttgtttgtttgacctGATGCACGGGTGAATAATGccatgtaagtagtgtatctagcagtgtagtcaccttggtgaataaggtgtatgggctggtaacactagtAACAGTAcgtagtatctgttgtaagtcactttggacaaaagtgtctgctaagtgaataaatgtaaatgtattacttgtaacaaaaaaaattctgacgTCTTGACTTTCTTGCTTAGTTGTCGGGTGGCATTTGTTGTGCGTAAATGTCTTCATAGCTCTGCAGTGTACATAGGTTATTGAGTGTGATAAATACAGAAGCTGGGGGTATGTGGTGGCATGGCGaatttggcttgtgcctgctgtgtggtgcgtctggggttcgaggcccgcttggggtaccttgccgcagagtggcgtcctgtccagggtgtgtccccctccgttgccaggtaggctccagcttgctgtgaccccgcttcaGACAAACAGTTGTAGATGTTGTAAATAAATAGCTATGGTAGCTAAAAATTCAGTACTGTGTGAAGAGTTGGGGTTTTAAATCTGGTTGTTGCACTGGCACAGTTTCTGTTTTCCTTGGCAGCTGCAGCATCTTTTCTTGATTCACCATATACCTTTCAGTACACCTACTGGTATTGTTCTTACTTTCACCACTTTGACTTAGACCAATTCAGAATGAGaaatatttctgttaattttcaaaaagcagGTATAGCCAAAGGTTACTTTTGTGAAACAGCGTAGTTTCACACTATTATGTCACTGGAAATTTTAGCTGCAGGGCCTCGGGCTCAAAGTCTTGACTTTAAATACCGTCCTACATACTGCCTGGTCAAATCAAATGACACTtgtgtccaaagcaatgtgcagtTACTCCTTTGTGGGAGCGTTGAGTAAAGGAGAACAGGAGCTGACCTCCACCAGGAAGTTGTCGTCTTGTCTTTACAACAGTTGTAGTTTTCTGTTGAGGTCCCAAGGTTCGTCCGGATGCTGGGGATGAGGACACGGTGACGCAGCCCTAGTTTACTCGTTAACCATCCCTTACAATGAAACTGACTCAAATGGTCGGTACGGCTCATCTGACTCCACGGTAGTTTCTCATTCTCAGTCAGGtgatttaaaagttttattaaatgaattgtCTGGTTCACACTGGATTAAAGCCAGTCTATACAGTCACAGGCCATCGTTCACATGACTCTGAAACCCGCTGCCAAAGCGATGTGTGTGTCGTACACTAACTCCAGCATTCCTTCTGTCTTCCTCTTTGCTCAACCCCCTGCCCTGCCCCCCAGTTCTTCACGGGCTGGTGGATCATGATTGATGCTGCGGTGTGCTACCCCAGCCAGGAACAGATGAACCACGCCTTCCACACGTGTGGCGTCTTTGCCACATTGGCCTTCTTCATGTAAGTTGTCCCCGAACCCTCCCTCTGTTCCGTAGGGCTGCATTGGTCACATCCGTGACACGTGCGTGTCGTTTCAGGATAAATGCTGTGTCCAATGGCCAAGTGAGAGGGGACACTTACGGAGAGGGCTGCCTAGGACGGACAGGTGAGGCGGTTGTGAGAGTAAGCACTCGTGGTAGAGCCCTGTGCGTGTACACTCCCTCACCCTTGCCCCTTTCCCTTGCAGGAGCACGCCTCTGGCTCTTCATCGGGTTCATGGTCCTGTTCGGCTCGCTCATCGCCTCCATGTGGATCCTATTCGGAGCCTATGTTGTACCCAGTGAGTGACTGCGTTGGGCTCTGTTGCCTGGATGTCCacttctctcgctctcttttcaTGTGCTAGCACCCCCTGCAGGTTCAGGAGCTGAGAATGAACGTAGTTCTACGTTGTGATGTCACTGGAAATGTTAACTGCAGGGTCTCGGTGCGATGCATGTTTGTGAGGGGTCAGGTACAAGTGTCATGCGTGCCCCATTTTGAAGAGTGGAAATAGCTGCTTGTTCATGTCACTCAGTGCACAAGTACTTTTGCTATGTGCACAAGCTTGCTTTTTTTGGAATGTACTGCACCAGTCCAAAAGTTTGCATAATGTGGCTGG is a window of Scleropages formosus chromosome 14, fSclFor1.1, whole genome shotgun sequence DNA encoding:
- the LOC108929016 gene encoding transmembrane protein 50B — protein: MAGFLDNFRWPECECIDWSERRNAVASMVAGVLFFTGWWIMIDAAVCYPSQEQMNHAFHTCGVFATLAFFMINAVSNGQVRGDTYGEGCLGRTGARLWLFIGFMVLFGSLIASMWILFGAYVVPKKEVYPGLAVFFQNVLIFFSALIYRFGRKEDVWS